Proteins from a genomic interval of Pirellulales bacterium:
- a CDS encoding DUF58 domain-containing protein → MLSDRQSRSFLDAQVLSRLAGMPLFARRPMQGNVSGRHASPHRGASVEFAEYRKYVPGDDLRRLDWRAYGRSDRFYVKEFEADTNLRCCFIVDTSGSMGFGSTGVSKIEYARRLAATIAYLACQQGDAVGLSCVAQNIVRSLPPKRNPAHLRLLLDMLEGMRPRGDTQLAATLHELAETIRQRALVIIISDLFVEPAVLNSCFQHLRFRHHDVAVFHLLDPLEFDFNFRRPMRFLDMEGGPAIFADPTDIVDRYQKALNEYLTDLKQVVLESAVDYQRVSLADDYEQVLARFLVSRAAGKGRR, encoded by the coding sequence ATGCTTTCGGACCGTCAATCGCGCAGTTTTCTCGACGCGCAGGTTCTGTCGCGATTGGCCGGCATGCCGCTCTTTGCCCGCCGGCCCATGCAAGGTAACGTCTCGGGGCGGCACGCCAGCCCTCACCGCGGGGCCAGCGTCGAATTCGCCGAGTATCGCAAGTACGTGCCCGGCGACGACCTGCGCCGGCTCGATTGGCGCGCCTACGGTCGCTCGGACCGGTTTTACGTCAAGGAGTTCGAGGCCGACACCAACCTGCGTTGCTGCTTCATCGTGGATACCAGCGGCTCGATGGGCTTTGGCTCGACGGGCGTCAGCAAGATCGAATACGCTCGCCGCCTGGCCGCCACGATTGCTTACCTGGCCTGCCAGCAAGGAGACGCCGTCGGCCTGTCGTGCGTGGCGCAGAACATCGTGCGCAGCCTGCCGCCCAAACGGAACCCGGCCCACTTGCGGCTCCTGCTCGACATGCTCGAAGGGATGCGCCCTCGCGGCGACACGCAGTTGGCCGCCACGTTGCACGAGCTGGCCGAAACGATCCGGCAGCGGGCGCTGGTGATCATTATCTCGGATTTATTCGTCGAGCCGGCGGTCCTCAACAGTTGCTTTCAGCATCTGCGCTTCCGGCACCATGACGTGGCCGTGTTTCATTTGCTCGACCCCCTGGAATTCGATTTCAACTTTCGCCGGCCGATGCGCTTTCTGGATATGGAAGGGGGCCCGGCCATCTTCGCCGACCCCACGGATATCGTCGACCGCTACCAGAAAGCGCTCAATGAATACCTGACCGACCTGAAGCAAGTGGTGCTCGAATCGGCGGTCGATTATCAGCGCGTCTCTCTGGCCGACGATTACGAGCAAGTGCTCGCCCGATTCCTGGTCAGCCGCGCGGCGGGGAAGGGGCGGCGATGA
- a CDS encoding AAA family ATPase, translating into MAQLSESPSTATLNDDDVQAIDRLREVYRRLRDELGRVIIGQHDTVERLSICLFARGHCLLMGVPGLAKTLLVSKVAETMSLRYSRIQFTPDLMPMDITGTDILQDAADGRREFHFVHGPVFANIVLADEINRAPPKTQAAMLEAMQEQKVTVVGKTFHLDSPFFVLATQNPVEQEGTYPLPEAQLDRFMFLVELDYPSEEEEVLIARTTTGDALPTLDHVMTAPEIIEHQHLVRRVPVPDHIYQYAARLVRKTRPRGRIAPDWIKPFVAWGAGPRAVQYLILGAKARAALHGSYMVRLEDVHEVALPVLTHRVITTFAAQAEGLDAKQIVRRLIEETTAEQ; encoded by the coding sequence ATGGCACAGCTCTCCGAATCCCCGTCGACGGCCACCCTCAACGACGATGACGTGCAGGCCATCGATCGGCTGCGCGAAGTTTATCGTCGGCTGCGCGACGAACTTGGCCGCGTCATCATCGGCCAGCACGACACTGTCGAGCGGCTCTCGATCTGCCTCTTTGCCCGCGGGCATTGCCTGCTGATGGGCGTGCCGGGCCTGGCCAAGACGCTGCTAGTAAGTAAAGTCGCCGAGACGATGTCACTGCGCTACAGCCGCATCCAGTTCACGCCCGACTTGATGCCGATGGACATCACCGGCACCGACATCTTGCAGGACGCGGCGGACGGCCGGCGTGAATTTCATTTCGTACACGGACCGGTATTCGCGAACATCGTGCTGGCCGACGAGATCAATCGTGCCCCGCCCAAGACCCAGGCCGCCATGCTCGAAGCGATGCAAGAGCAAAAGGTGACGGTCGTCGGCAAGACGTTCCATCTCGATTCGCCGTTCTTCGTGCTGGCCACGCAGAATCCCGTGGAACAGGAGGGGACGTACCCGCTACCCGAGGCGCAGCTCGATCGCTTTATGTTTCTGGTCGAGCTCGATTATCCCTCGGAAGAGGAAGAGGTGCTGATCGCCCGCACCACCACGGGCGACGCGCTGCCGACCCTGGATCACGTGATGACCGCGCCCGAGATCATCGAGCATCAGCACCTGGTGCGGCGCGTGCCGGTGCCGGATCATATTTATCAGTACGCGGCCCGGCTGGTGCGCAAGACCCGGCCGCGCGGCAGAATCGCGCCCGACTGGATCAAACCGTTCGTCGCCTGGGGCGCTGGCCCGCGGGCCGTGCAGTATTTGATTCTCGGCGCCAAGGCGCGGGCCGCGTTGCACGGTAGCTACATGGTGCGCCTGGAAGACGTCCATGAAGTGGCCTTGCCCGTGCTCACGCATCGCGTGATCACGACGTTCGCCGCGCAGGCCGAGGGGCTGGACGCGAAGCAAATCGTCAGGCGGTTGATCGAAGAGACCACGGCGGAACAGTAA